The DNA window TGACGCCGAGCTGCAGGCGATGACCGACGTGACCGCCCCACTCCTCCTGACCCGGACGGCGTTGCCACTGCTGCGCGACAGCGGAGACGCAATGGTGGTGGATGTTTTCTCCGGTATCGCGCGGATCGGCGCGCCGTTCTACGCGACCTACGCTGCGGCGAAGATCAGGCTAGGGCATTTCGGGGAGGCGCTGCGGCGTGACTTAAAAAGGAAGGGCATCCATGTCCTGACCGTCTACCCCGAAGGAATGGAGATGCCGATGCTGAACTCGAACCTCGCCGGGCCAAAACTTGGCTTTGTGCGTGAATCGACCTCCGCGATTGCCGAGGCCATTTCAAGGGGCATTGAAACCAGGGCGTTCCAGGTGATCCTGGCGGCCAGACCGGGCTCGGATGATCGTGCAAAATCGCGACAGCCCCAGCTGCGGTCGACGAGCGTTCTCAGACAGTTCAAACAAGGAGTACGATTGTGATGCCGCAAAATGTATTTCCCTCTCTTGCCTCTGCTCACGCCGGCGGCGGCGAGATCCGTTGCCTGGCCATTTGGTCGGCGAGTTCCGTCTGGTCCTGTTCAACCGCTTTTGCTCAGGTTTATTCAAATGTTCTGCGAATAACGGAGGAACAGCAGAAGATTGGCGGGGAGGTCGATGAATGACGCAGTCGTTTATAGAGCAGTGTGGCCGCGGCGTTATCGATGCCGAGCCCTGCCCGCGTGAGCTCGGGAGGGAAGCGCCGTGCCAGCGGGGCATGGTGCTCACGGCCTGTGTGCTCGCGTCCTCAATGGCGTTCATAGATGCGACCGCGCTGCCCGTTGCGCTGCCGAGACTGCGCGCCGATTTTGGTGCGGACCTCGCCTCGGTTCAATGGGTTCTCAACGGGTATATGCTGGCGCTCGCCTCGCTGACATTGATCGGCGGCGCGCTTGCGGATGTTTACGGCAAGGCGCGGATGCTCGCGCTCGGCTGCGTCCTGTTCGGTCTGGCATCCGCATCTTGCGCGTTGGCGCCTTCGCCCGCCTGGCTGATCGCTGCACGCGTCGTGCAAGGAGCGGCCGCCGCGATCGTCACCCCTGCCAGCCTCGCCCTGATCGGGGCCACATATCCGCGCGCGGAGCGGAACCGGGCAATCGGCATTTGGGCGGCGGCGTCGGCTCTCACCACCGCCGGTGGCCCCGTCCTGGGCGGTTGGCTGACCGAGACCTTTGGCTGGCCATCCGTGTTCTGGATCAATCCGCCGATCGCAGTCGTAACAGTGGGAGTTCTGGTGGTCTTCGCGCCTAAAGATGGCCGCATCCAACGCAGGTTCGACGTGATTGGCGCGGCGGTCCTGGCTTCAACGCTCGGGGCGCTCGCCTGGGCGCTCAGCCAGATCGGCCCTGCTGAAGCTCAGGTCGCGGCAGATACACCGGCCCAAAAGGGTACGGTGCTTGCGACCGTCGCTGCGCTTGGCATTGTCGGCCTCGCCGTCTATGCGTTCTGGGAACGCAGAAGCAAACACCCGATGACACCACCTCGCCTGGCGGAGAACCGCGCTTTCCTCGGGCTGAACGTCGCCACTCTGATGATCTACGGGGCGGTTTCGATCATGTTCTTCCTACTCCCATTCGATCTCGTCGATCGCCGCGGCCTGCCGGCGACCGATGCCGGATTGGCGTTCCTGCCCTTCGCGCTCGGCGTCGGACTCCTGTCGGGCGTGTTCGGCGGGGTGGCGGACAAGATTGGCGCGCGGGTCATGCTCGTCGCGGGGCCCGCTGGCGCGGCACTAGCCTATGTCTGGATGGCGCTCGGTCAGGAGGAATCTTTGATGCTCGGCGTGATCGGGCCAATGACACTGCTCGGCTTGTCCTTCGCCGTGCTCGTGGCACCGCTCACCGCGTCTGTCCTGTCGAGCGTTGACCAGATGGACGAAGGGCTTGCCTCCGGAATCAACAATGCTGCGAGCCGGATTGCACAGCTCGCCGGCGTGGCGCTGGCCGCTGGTGTCGCGTCTTTCGAGTCTGGCTACGAAGTCGGCCTCTTATTAGCCGCCGTGATCTCGATCGGTGGCG is part of the Rhizobium jaguaris genome and encodes:
- a CDS encoding SDR family NAD(P)-dependent oxidoreductase — encoded protein: MNITGKRVLITGGSSGIGLALARILLAKGAKVAISGRCPEVVAKVVGSLQSVSAEVHGIVSDAVTIRGRDARLEQALATLGGLDVLVHSAGGMPGGGRLENMDDAELQAMTDVTAPLLLTRTALPLLRDSGDAMVVDVFSGIARIGAPFYATYAAAKIRLGHFGEALRRDLKRKGIHVLTVYPEGMEMPMLNSNLAGPKLGFVRESTSAIAEAISRGIETRAFQVILAARPGSDDRAKSRQPQLRSTSVLRQFKQGVRL
- a CDS encoding MFS transporter, producing the protein MTQSFIEQCGRGVIDAEPCPRELGREAPCQRGMVLTACVLASSMAFIDATALPVALPRLRADFGADLASVQWVLNGYMLALASLTLIGGALADVYGKARMLALGCVLFGLASASCALAPSPAWLIAARVVQGAAAAIVTPASLALIGATYPRAERNRAIGIWAAASALTTAGGPVLGGWLTETFGWPSVFWINPPIAVVTVGVLVVFAPKDGRIQRRFDVIGAAVLASTLGALAWALSQIGPAEAQVAADTPAQKGTVLATVAALGIVGLAVYAFWERRSKHPMTPPRLAENRAFLGLNVATLMIYGAVSIMFFLLPFDLVDRRGLPATDAGLAFLPFALGVGLLSGVFGGVADKIGARVMLVAGPAGAALAYVWMALGQEESLMLGVIGPMTLLGLSFAVLVAPLTASVLSSVDQMDEGLASGINNAASRIAQLAGVALAAGVASFESGYEVGLLLAAVISIGGAFTAAITPTLDLAKAGDRGGA